The genome window GAGACGGGAGTGCGAACGGCGCCTTTGGCGCCGTTCGCGTTTGATGGGGTGCGGGCTTAAGTGTGGGTACTCCCCCGCAAACTCCCCGCCACGCACCTCGCACGCGACCGCCCGAATGCCCCGCCGCCCCGCGCGGGGCAATGCCGCGCGCACTCCCGTCGCCCGTCTCCCGTCCCCCCTCTCCCGTCCGCCGTTCCCACACACGGACTATCTTCCCCCCATGCCGCCAGAGAATCGAGACGGGAGATTGACGCCAACCGCCGCAGCGGCGGTGCGCGCGGCGATCCGTCTCGCTTCTGGCCGCGAGGTCTGTTTCGTCTGCAAGGTCGATGACGACCAGAACATCGTTGCGGCCCGTGTCGTCGCGCGGGGGGACGTCAAGTCGGTGCTCGCGCTCCCGGGCTTCGCGCAACGCGGCGAACTCCTCCTGCACAACCATCCGTCGGGGAATCTCGAGCCGTCGGGCCCCGACCTCGAGATCGCGGCGCGCATGCACGACGCCGGCGTCGGTTTCGCCATCACCGACAACGACGCCAGCGAGGTCTACGTCGTCGTCGAGGTCCCGCGCGAGCGCAAGCAGCACCCGGTCGATCCGCGCGCGGTCGACCAGGTGCTCGGCGTCGCCGGCCCCATCGCGCGGCTGCACCAGCGATTCGAGGACCGGACGGCGCAGCGCGGCTACGCGCGCACCATCGCCCGGCTCTACAACGGTGGCGGCATCGGGGTGCTCGAGGCGGGGACGGGGGTCGGCAAGTCGTTAGGCTACCTGGTCCCCGCGCTGCGCTGGGCGGCGTTGAATGGTGAGCGCACGGTGGTCTCCACCAACACGATCAACCTGCAGGAGCAACTGGTCGGGAAGGACCTCCCCTTCCTGGCCCGCGCCCTCGACGACCAGCCGGTGCGCTTCGCCCTCCTCAAGGGGTGGCACAACTACGTCTGCCTGTTGCGGCTGGAGCAGGCGCGCGCCGCCGGCGCGACGCTGTTCGACACCGGCTCGGTCTCCGACGTGGAATCGCTGGCCAAGTGGGCCGAGCGAACGGGCGACGGTTCGCTGAGCGACCTCGTGGCGCCGCCGCGCCCCGAGGTGTGGGACGAGGTGGCCGCGGAGCCCGACCTCTGCCTGCGGCTGCAATGCCCGCACTTCGACCGCTGCTTCCTGTTTGCCGCGCGGCGACAGGCGGCGCAGGCCGACGTCATCGTCGTCAACCATCACTTGCTCCTGGCGGATCTGGCGGTGCGCCGCGCGTCGCAGAAGTGGGACGATAGTGCCGTCCTCCCCCCGTACTCGCGCCTCGTGATCGACGAAGGGCACCACATCGAGGATGCCGCCGCGTCGCACCTGGGGGCCACCGCCACGCGACGCGCCCTGCAGCGCCTCTTTGGTCGCCTGGAGCGCCGGGGCAAGGGGCTCCTCCCGACGCTGTCGGCGCGGCTCGGCGCCCGCAGCGACCTGCTCTCGGTTGCCTCGCTCGACCTCGTGCACGCGCGGCTCTTCCCCTCGGCCGTGGCGGCGCGGGAGAAGGGCGGCGTGGTCTTCGACCTGCTCGACGGGCTGATGTTCGAGGCCAGCACGCCGGTGTTGCGGCTGACGGATGCCTTCGCCGACCACCCGATCTGGAAGGCGGGGCTGGCCGCGGCACTCGAGGACCTGCTGCGCGAGCTGGCCCTGCTGGGCGACAACCTGCGACTGGTGCGCGAGCGACTGGAGACCGACGAGAAGGCGCTGGAGGCGCACGCCGCGCTCCTCGGCGAACTGCGCGGCGTGGCGCGGCGGCTGGACAACGCGGGGAATGCGCTGCGCGAGGGGCTCGCACCCTCGGGGAAGGCCAAGACCGTCCGCTGGCTGGAAGTCCGCGGCAAGGAGCGCAACCTCGCCGTCACCTCCGTCCCGCTCGACCTCGCTCCCATCCTGCGCGAGGATCTCTTCAAGCGGCTGGAGACGGCGATCGTCACCAGCGCCACGCTCACCGCTGACGGGAAGTTCGACTTCGTGCGCGCGCGACTTGGCCTCACCGAGAGCGACGTGGAGCCGGAGACGCAGGCCTTTCCATCGCCCTTCGACTATCCGTCGCAGGCGATGCTCGCCATCCCGACCGACATTCCGGCGCCTAACGTGGATCCGCGCGCGCACTTCGACGCCGTCGTCGACGCCATCGCGGCGGTGGCGTATGCCGCCGGCGGCGGCGTCTTTGCCCTGTTCACCTCGCACCGCGACGTGCGCGAGGCGGCGCAGGTGCTGCGCGAGCGAGGCGTGGACCAGCGATTCCCGCTCATGGTGCACGGCGAGGACCAGCGAGCCGCACTCCTTCGCCGCTTCACCGACGCCGGCCACGCCATCCTCCTCGGCACCGCATCGTTCTGGGAAGGCGTGGACGTTCCCGGCGACCCGCTGCGCGCCCTGGTGCTGAGCAAGCTCCCCTTCAAGGTCCCGAGCGAGCCGCTGACCGCCGCGCACTGCGAAGCCATCGAGGCGCGCGGCGGCGACGCCTTCCGCGAGTACATGATCCCCCACGCCGCGCTGCGGCTCAAGCAGGGCTTCGGCCGGCTGATCCGCTCCGCCACCGATCAGGGGGTCGTGCTCCTCATGGACTCCCGCGCCGAATCCAAGCCTTTTGGCCGCGACATGGTCGAAGGCCTCCCGCCTGCCCGCCGCCTCATCGCCCCATGGGACGAGGTGGCCCGCGAGATCACCCGATTCTACGCTCGCCCCGGCAAGCCAAAGACAGGATGAGACGGTAGCTTTCAGCGCACGTCCGCAGCCTTCGCTGGGGAAAGGGCTGGACCCCAGCTTTCGCTGGGGAAGGGCGCAGACCCCAGCTTTCGCTGGGGAAGGGCGCAGACCCCAGCTTTTGCTGGGGAAAGGGCTGGACCCCAGCTTTCGCTGGGGAAGGGCGTGGACCCCAGCTTTCGCTGGGGAAAGCCTCTCGTCTTCTCGTCTTCTCGTCTTCTCGTCTTCTATGAACACCCCCAGCAAAATCGTCTGCATCGGCCGTAACTACGTCGACCACGCCAAGGAACTCGGCAACGATGTCCCCGTCGAGCCGCTCTTCTTCCTCAAGCCGCCGTCGGCAATCATCGGTGATGGCGACGCCATCATCCTCCCGCCGCAATCCGACCGCGTCGAGTTCGAGGGGGAGATCGCGATCGTCATCGGCCAAACGCTCACCAAGGCGACCGAGGCCCAGGCGATCGCCGGTATCGCCGGCGTCGTGGCGCTCAACGATGTGACGGCGCGTGACCTTCAGTTCAAGGACTCGCAGTGGACCCGCGCCAAGGGGTTCGACACCTTCTGCGCCGTCGGGACTCCGAAATCCGGGAGCTTCGACTTCGCCTCGCTCGAGGTGGTGACGCGCGTGAATGGGGTCGAGCGCCAGCGGGCCAAGGGGTCGGACATGGTCTTCTCCGTCCCGTTCCTTCTGTCGTACGTCTCGCACGTGATGACGCTGGTGCCGGGCGACCTCGTCGCCACGGGGACGCCGGCCGGGGTGGGGAAGCTGGCCGCGGGAGACGTGGTGGAGGTGGAGATCGTGGGTGTCAGTACGGTCAAGAACCCCGTTCGGGGGTAGGAAACGAGGGAAACCGGTTCTCCGTTCGAGGTTACCAACGACCAGCCCCGATCGCAGAAACTCACCCGAACTGACCACGCGCTGACCGCGCTGACCACCCTGAGCCTCCGGACCGCCCTGACCGCCACGCGATGCTGACGCTTCACCCCCGACACAACCGCGACCTGCCGACCACGGCGGCGCGCTCGGCGCGCGTGACGCTGGTGTCGGTGCTGGTGCACGTGGTGGCGGTGCTGGCGATCTTCAAGGCGGTGCAGTCGACGGGCGCGATCCAGCGAATCTTCACGCCGAGCACGTCCTTTCGCTTCGAGCAACCCCGGGAGCGATTGACGTATCTCTCCGTGCAGCCGACGTCGGTGCCGCCAACGGTCGTCGCGCCGACCGCCACCTCGTCACGCGCCTCAGTGGAGGGAGAGGAGCGCGCCGGGCGCACCACGGGCGGCGCGGGGACCCCGGGGCCGGCCATTCCATCGGTCCCGCTGGTGGCGCCGAGCGCGGTTCCCAGCGGGATTCCGGCGCCGGGCGCCGGCTTCGACGTGAACGCGGGGACGCCGGCCTCGGGGCCGCTGGCCAGCGGTCGCGGCGCCGTGAAGGGATTGCAGCCGGGCTACGTGGACCCGCGCCTCTGGCCTAACGCGCCTGCCATCGAGTACGCCCCCAAGACCGACGAGGAGCGCCTGGACTCGGCGGTGGTCACGAGCATCATGCGCTATCGCGACTCCGTGCTCGCCAACACCTACACGCCGAACAAGTTCGAGCGCGGCGACTGGACGTATCGCACAAAAGACGGAAAGCGGTACGGTGTCGACCAGCAGTTCATCCGACTGGGCAAGTTCTCGATTCCCACCGCCTTGCTCGGGCTCCTCCCGCTCAACCAGATGCAAGGGAACCCGATCGAGAACGATCGGCAGGCGCGACTGGCGGCGATGCGCGCCGACATCATGCGTGGCGCAGAGGCGGCGATGAACGAGGAGGAGTTCCGCGCCGCCGTGAAGAAGATCCGCGCCCGCAAGGACAAGGAGCGCAAGGAAGCCGAGGAGCGGAAGAAGACCGAGGCCAAGCCGATCTCGGAACGG of Gemmatimonadaceae bacterium contains these proteins:
- a CDS encoding fumarylacetoacetate hydrolase family protein, translated to MNTPSKIVCIGRNYVDHAKELGNDVPVEPLFFLKPPSAIIGDGDAIILPPQSDRVEFEGEIAIVIGQTLTKATEAQAIAGIAGVVALNDVTARDLQFKDSQWTRAKGFDTFCAVGTPKSGSFDFASLEVVTRVNGVERQRAKGSDMVFSVPFLLSYVSHVMTLVPGDLVATGTPAGVGKLAAGDVVEVEIVGVSTVKNPVRG